A stretch of Microbacterium sp. LWH3-1.2 DNA encodes these proteins:
- a CDS encoding lipoate--protein ligase family protein produces MHGEYKVPGGKLVVVDLEEREGRIADFHLAGDFFLEPDDALADIDAAVNGLPVEADVATIAAAVRTALPEGAQLLGFTPEAVGTAVRRALVTAPGWRDFDWEIVHEKPVSPRMNLALDEVLTGRVGDGRRRPTLRIWEWDENAVVIGSFQSLRNEVDPEGAATHGYDVVRRISGGGAMLMGANSIVTYSLYVPASLVAGLTFADSYAFLDDWVLQALRALGIQATYQPLNDIASPQGKIGGAAQKRLANGGVLHHATLSYDMDGDVMTEVLRIGREKLSDKGTASAAKRVDPLRRQTGLPREAIIATLEETFTNLYGAVPGHITDDEYAEAEALVESKFATDAWLRRVP; encoded by the coding sequence ATGCACGGCGAATACAAGGTGCCCGGCGGCAAGCTCGTGGTCGTCGACCTCGAAGAGCGCGAGGGTCGCATCGCGGACTTCCACCTCGCGGGGGACTTCTTCCTCGAACCCGACGACGCCCTCGCCGACATCGACGCCGCCGTCAACGGACTGCCGGTGGAGGCGGATGTCGCGACCATCGCCGCCGCCGTGCGCACGGCGCTTCCCGAGGGCGCGCAGCTGCTCGGCTTCACGCCCGAAGCAGTGGGGACGGCGGTGCGGCGGGCGCTCGTCACGGCTCCCGGGTGGCGCGACTTCGACTGGGAGATCGTGCACGAGAAGCCGGTCTCGCCGCGCATGAACCTGGCGCTCGACGAGGTCCTCACCGGCCGCGTCGGCGACGGCCGCCGACGCCCGACGCTGCGTATCTGGGAGTGGGACGAGAACGCCGTGGTCATCGGCTCGTTCCAGTCCCTCCGCAACGAGGTCGACCCAGAGGGCGCCGCGACGCACGGCTATGACGTCGTCCGCCGCATCTCCGGCGGCGGCGCCATGCTCATGGGAGCGAACTCGATCGTCACCTACTCGCTGTACGTGCCGGCATCCCTCGTCGCCGGACTCACGTTCGCCGACTCGTACGCGTTCCTCGACGACTGGGTGCTGCAGGCGCTGCGCGCCCTCGGCATCCAGGCGACCTACCAGCCGCTCAACGACATCGCCTCGCCTCAGGGCAAGATCGGCGGCGCGGCGCAGAAGCGCCTCGCCAACGGCGGAGTTCTGCACCACGCGACGCTGAGCTACGACATGGACGGAGACGTCATGACCGAGGTGCTGCGGATCGGCCGCGAGAAGCTCAGCGACAAGGGCACCGCGTCGGCGGCGAAGCGCGTCGACCCTCTCCGCCGCCAGACGGGCCTGCCGCGCGAGGCCATCATCGCCACGCTCGAGGAGACGTTCACGAACCTCTACGGCGCGGTTCCCGGGCACATCACCGACGACGAATACGCCGAGGCAGAGGCCCTCGTGGAGTCGAAGTTCGCGACGGACGCATGGCTTCGCCGGGTTCCATGA
- a CDS encoding glycoside hydrolase family 6 protein, producing MTLAPARLRGGPPTRRALALGAAAALVAALAVPLTATAAIADDDTGLAGSELYVDPWSTTLEAAQSLSGQARDDAQLLGSIASATWFTDGTPADVEAEVDAVVTAAAAQGRMPVLVAYNLPFRDCAQYSAGGAADTAAYEAWIDGFAAGIAGRDATIILEPDGLGVIPHYVTIDGQTEWCQPAEVPASTATAERFAQLNHAVDAFAALPATSVYLDGTNAAWLNIGEISDRLIKAGVQRADGFFLNTSNYQFTANSTAYGTWVSQCIAYVTEVNPGDFGSCGNQYWNGGPATNWQGVGMSQHGQWSADAADPALNTSGVDSRYASILGATQPTTHFVIDTSRNGLGPWNHEGAYGDTHEDWCNPPDRGLGARPDTTIDVPLVDAYLWIKVPGESDGKCYRGTAGPNDPERGYEDPAAGQWFTQQARELIAFAEPGIAPLDCHVEWTPSLDGESAAVRLSGEVGSPFALGFAVPDGQQITKATRATVAQADGIVTVTGAAKRTGNAPDTVVHADGAVSTPWQFLLDGRACTS from the coding sequence ATGACTCTGGCACCCGCTCGACTCCGTGGCGGTCCGCCGACCAGACGGGCCCTCGCCCTCGGTGCGGCGGCCGCACTGGTGGCCGCTCTCGCCGTCCCGCTGACGGCGACCGCGGCGATCGCCGATGACGACACCGGCCTCGCGGGCTCGGAGCTGTACGTCGATCCGTGGAGCACGACGCTCGAAGCGGCGCAGTCGCTCAGCGGCCAGGCGCGCGATGACGCCCAGCTGCTCGGATCGATCGCCTCGGCGACGTGGTTCACCGACGGCACCCCGGCCGACGTGGAGGCCGAGGTCGACGCCGTCGTGACGGCGGCCGCCGCTCAGGGGCGCATGCCCGTGCTCGTCGCGTACAACCTCCCCTTCCGCGACTGCGCCCAGTACTCCGCGGGTGGTGCGGCAGACACCGCTGCGTACGAGGCATGGATCGACGGGTTCGCCGCAGGCATCGCCGGGCGCGACGCGACCATCATCCTCGAGCCCGACGGACTCGGTGTCATCCCGCACTACGTCACGATCGACGGGCAGACCGAGTGGTGTCAGCCGGCCGAGGTGCCCGCCAGCACCGCCACGGCGGAGCGCTTCGCCCAGCTGAACCACGCCGTCGACGCCTTCGCCGCACTTCCGGCGACCTCGGTCTACCTCGACGGCACCAACGCGGCGTGGCTCAACATCGGCGAGATCTCCGACCGCCTGATCAAGGCCGGCGTGCAGCGCGCCGACGGGTTCTTCCTCAACACGTCGAACTACCAGTTCACCGCCAACTCGACCGCCTACGGCACGTGGGTGTCGCAGTGCATCGCGTACGTCACCGAGGTGAACCCCGGCGACTTCGGCTCGTGCGGGAACCAGTACTGGAACGGCGGCCCCGCCACGAACTGGCAGGGCGTCGGCATGTCGCAGCACGGCCAATGGAGCGCGGATGCCGCCGACCCGGCCCTCAACACCTCCGGGGTGGACTCGCGCTACGCCTCGATCCTGGGTGCCACCCAGCCGACGACGCACTTCGTGATCGATACGAGCCGCAACGGGCTCGGGCCGTGGAACCACGAAGGAGCGTACGGCGACACGCACGAAGACTGGTGCAACCCCCCGGACCGAGGCCTCGGTGCGCGTCCGGACACGACCATCGACGTGCCGCTCGTCGACGCGTACCTCTGGATCAAGGTGCCCGGCGAGTCCGACGGCAAGTGCTACCGCGGCACGGCCGGTCCGAACGATCCCGAGCGCGGGTACGAGGACCCCGCGGCCGGACAATGGTTCACACAGCAGGCGCGTGAGCTCATCGCGTTCGCCGAGCCCGGCATCGCACCGCTGGACTGCCACGTGGAGTGGACGCCGAGCCTCGACGGCGAGTCGGCCGCCGTGCGGCTCTCCGGTGAGGTCGGCTCGCCCTTCGCGCTCGGCTTCGCGGTGCCCGACGGGCAACAGATCACGAAGGCGACGCGCGCGACGGTCGCGCAGGCCGACGGGATCGTCACGGTGACCGGCGCCGCCAAGCGCACGGGCAACGCCCCCGACACGGTCGTTCACGCGGACGGCGCGGTGAGCACGCCGTGGCAGTTCCTGCTCGACGGGCGTGCGTGCACCTCGTGA
- a CDS encoding alpha/beta hydrolase, giving the protein MPEFIDAHDITIHYDVHPAQASPRAIVQLLHGIGEHAGRYGALIAALVAEGYTVYAADHRGHGRTGMAQHGGDVTRLGRPGKGGLRGALAAMWQFTQQIRGQNPSLPLVLLGHSGGSVLAQMLVNEHPDAYDAVVLTGTALRMPGSIHTKNLNKRWDGPGAMGTEWLSSDLSVGRAFLDDPLTTSEDPIKLIGVVDSIRMYGLPRKNLGRDIPTLLMIGRDDTVGGPRSVHRLADAYRTRSGFTDVTTLIYPDARHEIFNEVMQAEVRADLLAWLDRHIADRT; this is encoded by the coding sequence ATGCCCGAGTTCATCGACGCGCATGACATCACGATCCACTACGACGTCCACCCTGCCCAGGCGTCGCCGCGGGCGATCGTGCAGCTGCTGCACGGCATCGGCGAGCACGCCGGACGATACGGCGCGCTGATCGCTGCCCTCGTCGCCGAGGGGTACACCGTCTACGCGGCCGATCACCGCGGCCACGGCCGCACCGGCATGGCCCAGCACGGCGGCGACGTGACGCGTCTCGGGCGTCCGGGCAAGGGCGGGCTGCGCGGCGCCCTCGCCGCCATGTGGCAGTTCACCCAGCAGATCCGCGGGCAGAATCCCTCGCTGCCCCTCGTGCTGCTGGGGCACTCGGGCGGTTCGGTGCTCGCCCAGATGCTCGTCAACGAGCACCCCGATGCGTACGACGCGGTCGTGCTGACGGGCACGGCGCTGCGCATGCCGGGATCGATCCACACCAAGAACCTCAACAAGCGCTGGGACGGTCCCGGTGCGATGGGCACCGAGTGGCTCTCGAGCGACCTGTCGGTGGGCCGGGCCTTCCTCGACGATCCGCTCACCACGAGCGAAGACCCGATCAAGCTCATCGGGGTGGTCGACTCCATCCGCATGTACGGACTGCCGCGCAAGAACCTCGGCCGCGACATCCCGACCCTCCTCATGATCGGCCGCGACGACACCGTGGGAGGACCCCGCAGCGTGCACCGTCTGGCCGACGCGTACCGCACGCGCTCGGGCTTCACCGACGTGACGACCCTCATCTACCCCGATGCGCGCCACGAGATCTTCAACGAGGTCATGCAGGCCGAGGTGCGCGCCGACCTTCTCGCCTGGCTCGACAGGCACATCGCGGACCGCACCTGA
- a CDS encoding MarR family winged helix-turn-helix transcriptional regulator, translating into MSSNETSDTDTGPDAGTHADLSPAASQLRIATFRLARRMRTQRAVDSMSDGQFAVLAALKVHGPHTLGDLAERERVSAPSMNRTVNCLQDSGYIVRGADERDGRKVVIALTPEGVAVVEETARRRDAWVEASLAELTPAERETLAAAAEIMERMVAR; encoded by the coding sequence ATGAGCAGCAACGAGACTTCAGATACAGACACCGGCCCCGACGCCGGAACTCACGCAGACCTCTCCCCAGCCGCCTCCCAGTTGCGCATCGCGACCTTCCGGCTCGCTCGACGCATGCGCACGCAGCGCGCCGTCGACTCGATGAGCGACGGGCAGTTCGCCGTGCTGGCGGCGCTCAAGGTGCACGGCCCTCACACGCTCGGCGATCTCGCCGAGCGGGAGCGCGTCTCGGCCCCATCGATGAACCGCACCGTCAACTGCCTGCAGGACTCGGGCTACATCGTGCGCGGCGCCGACGAGCGCGACGGCCGCAAGGTCGTGATCGCGCTCACCCCCGAGGGCGTCGCGGTCGTCGAAGAGACCGCCCGTCGCCGCGATGCGTGGGTCGAGGCGTCGCTCGCCGAACTGACGCCGGCCGAACGCGAGACCTTGGCCGCCGCCGCCGAGATCATGGAGCGGATGGTGGCGAGGTGA
- a CDS encoding MFS transporter produces the protein MFRSFSAFNYRVWFIGALVSNIGAWMQSTAISWVVLTELTDNDAAAMGVTMALQFAPPLLLVGVTGLVADRFDRRRILFVTQGLLLLLGVAIGVLIFAGMMTLPVMYLFALALGVVAAFDNPARQAFVSDLVARENASNAVALNAASFNGARMIGPAVAGIVIVAVGTGWVFVANAVTFLAMLAALLLIRTRELVPRVKAPQSSRLADGFRYVAGRPDLIVTCAMVFLIGAFGMNFPILASTMAVEFGKEADGFGLLSSILAIGSVAGALMAARRDRARLRVLIIGTAMFGVAAVVSAFMPTYWLYAITLMFTGFAVVTMMTTANGYVQTTTDPVLRGRVLALYMAILMGGTPIGAPIVGWVAAEFGPRMAILVGAVAAFVAFAIGATWLLWSGRLHRHEQKRFRLTLDETRPLAIVAPEEFSDEVAGTTPIRVLPRDEVDKLRDRARAS, from the coding sequence ATGTTCCGGTCCTTCTCGGCCTTCAACTACCGCGTCTGGTTCATCGGCGCGCTGGTGTCGAACATCGGCGCGTGGATGCAGTCGACCGCGATCAGCTGGGTGGTGCTCACCGAGCTCACCGACAACGACGCCGCCGCGATGGGCGTCACGATGGCGCTGCAGTTCGCGCCGCCCCTCCTCCTCGTCGGCGTCACCGGGCTCGTGGCCGACCGCTTCGACCGCCGGCGGATCCTGTTCGTCACCCAGGGCCTGCTGCTTCTGCTCGGCGTCGCGATCGGCGTGCTCATCTTCGCCGGCATGATGACGCTGCCCGTCATGTACCTCTTCGCTCTCGCGCTCGGCGTCGTCGCCGCGTTCGACAACCCGGCGCGCCAGGCCTTCGTCTCCGACCTCGTCGCCCGCGAGAACGCCTCGAACGCGGTCGCGCTCAACGCGGCGTCGTTCAACGGCGCCCGCATGATCGGTCCGGCCGTCGCCGGCATCGTCATCGTCGCGGTCGGCACCGGATGGGTGTTCGTCGCCAACGCGGTGACGTTCCTCGCGATGCTCGCGGCCCTCCTGCTGATCCGCACGCGGGAGCTCGTGCCCCGCGTCAAGGCGCCGCAGTCATCCCGCCTCGCCGACGGCTTCCGGTACGTCGCCGGCCGCCCCGACCTCATCGTGACCTGCGCGATGGTGTTCCTCATCGGCGCGTTCGGGATGAACTTCCCGATCCTCGCCTCGACGATGGCGGTCGAGTTCGGCAAGGAGGCCGACGGCTTCGGCCTGCTGAGCTCGATCCTCGCGATCGGCTCGGTCGCGGGTGCGCTGATGGCCGCCCGCCGCGACCGCGCACGCCTGCGCGTCCTCATCATCGGCACCGCGATGTTCGGCGTCGCCGCAGTGGTGTCGGCGTTCATGCCGACGTACTGGCTCTACGCCATCACGCTCATGTTCACCGGATTCGCGGTCGTCACGATGATGACCACGGCGAACGGGTACGTGCAGACGACGACCGACCCGGTGCTGCGCGGCCGCGTGCTCGCGCTGTACATGGCGATCCTCATGGGCGGCACGCCCATCGGCGCGCCCATCGTCGGCTGGGTCGCCGCCGAGTTCGGCCCCCGCATGGCGATCCTCGTCGGCGCCGTCGCCGCCTTCGTCGCCTTCGCGATCGGCGCCACATGGCTGCTGTGGTCGGGCCGTCTGCACCGCCACGAGCAGAAGCGGTTCCGCCTCACCCTCGATGAGACGCGCCCGCTCGCGATCGTCGCTCCCGAGGAGTTCAGCGACGAGGTCGCCGGAACCACGCCGATCCGCGTGCTCCCGCGCGACGAGGTCGACAAGCTCCGAGACCGCGCTCGCGCGAGCTGA
- a CDS encoding TetR/AcrR family transcriptional regulator, which translates to MTETTSAAAQAGTARRKARKPRGEYAKSSQTRTAILDAALEVFSQSGYRAGSLREVAERVGMSEAGLLHHFRSKSALLLALLDYRDNLSRARVDFDLPDGVEVLRALAELARFNAAQPGIVELYTTLSAEATSPAHPAHQYFIGRYNYGRNGVTGAFERVAAAGRLVAGVDPGRAAVATIALMDGLQVQWLLDPESTDMAEALHEVFRSLIRGYDLVSIENALDAPAAGGEPAGDEA; encoded by the coding sequence ATGACCGAGACGACTTCCGCTGCAGCACAGGCGGGGACCGCTCGCAGGAAGGCGCGCAAGCCGCGCGGCGAGTACGCCAAGTCGAGCCAGACACGCACGGCGATCCTCGACGCCGCCCTCGAGGTGTTCTCGCAGTCGGGATATCGCGCGGGCTCGCTCCGCGAGGTCGCTGAGAGGGTCGGTATGAGCGAGGCGGGGCTGCTGCACCACTTCCGCAGCAAGAGCGCGCTGCTGCTCGCCCTGCTCGACTACCGCGACAACCTCTCGCGCGCCCGCGTGGACTTCGATCTGCCCGACGGCGTCGAGGTGCTGCGCGCGCTCGCTGAACTCGCCCGCTTCAACGCGGCGCAACCTGGCATCGTCGAGCTCTATACGACGCTCTCGGCGGAGGCGACATCGCCCGCCCACCCCGCGCACCAGTACTTCATTGGCCGCTACAACTACGGGCGCAACGGCGTGACCGGTGCGTTCGAGCGCGTCGCCGCGGCCGGACGCCTCGTCGCCGGCGTCGACCCCGGCCGGGCCGCGGTCGCGACCATCGCGCTGATGGACGGCCTGCAGGTGCAGTGGCTGCTCGACCCCGAGTCGACCGATATGGCCGAGGCGCTCCATGAGGTCTTCCGCAGTCTGATCCGAGGGTACGACCTCGTCTCGATCGAGAACGCGCTCGACGCGCCGGCGGCGGGGGGTGAGCCGGCGGGCGACGAGGCATGA
- a CDS encoding ABC transporter substrate-binding protein, with the protein MFRWKATAATLAIAALALTGCASAADDGSDGSESGRADRLTLTAVTAPTSYDIGQGAEYGNRSPFFQAVFDTVLQKNPAGEIEPWLATEWEYNEGNTVLTLTLRDDVEFTDGTPLDADAVVASFERFRDGTSPQAATFAGKEFAAVDATTVTITQTAPDPSLIDLLSIAPGLIQAPSTFDDPDSATEPIGSGPYVLDTASTVTGTTYVYTANPDYWNADAVKYDNLTINVIEDPTATLNAMKAGEANGAKIVNNDTIPEIEATGWTIESNELDFHGLLLFDRNGTMAPELADVRVRQAINMAFDREALLEALQAGYGTVTEQVFPTSSVGYDDALDSTYGYDPEGAKKLLAEAGYPDGFSIDMISMPILQSTFDLVAQQLADIGITVNYTDPGAANFITDMLAPKYPATWMGLEQNPDWQLINFMIAPEATFNPFHSQDPQVDEYISTIQNGTQEEAEQATKDLNAWIVENAWFAPFFRVQGTYATDANTNLEFWPTNAYPSIFDFSPKN; encoded by the coding sequence ATGTTCCGTTGGAAGGCCACAGCAGCCACCCTCGCGATCGCCGCTCTCGCTCTCACCGGCTGTGCCAGCGCAGCAGATGACGGGTCAGACGGGAGCGAGTCCGGTCGAGCCGACCGGCTCACGCTCACCGCGGTCACCGCCCCCACGAGCTACGACATCGGCCAGGGCGCCGAGTACGGCAACCGCAGCCCCTTCTTCCAGGCGGTCTTCGACACCGTGCTGCAGAAGAACCCCGCGGGCGAGATCGAGCCGTGGCTCGCAACCGAGTGGGAGTACAACGAGGGCAACACGGTCCTGACATTGACCCTCCGCGACGACGTCGAGTTCACCGACGGCACCCCGCTCGACGCGGACGCCGTCGTCGCCAGCTTCGAGCGCTTCCGCGACGGTACGTCGCCGCAGGCCGCGACCTTCGCCGGCAAGGAATTCGCGGCGGTCGATGCCACCACCGTCACCATCACTCAGACGGCACCCGACCCGTCGCTGATCGACCTCCTGTCGATCGCCCCCGGCCTCATCCAGGCCCCGTCGACCTTCGACGACCCCGACTCGGCCACTGAGCCGATCGGCTCAGGCCCGTACGTTCTCGACACCGCGTCGACGGTCACCGGAACGACCTACGTCTACACGGCCAACCCCGACTACTGGAACGCGGATGCCGTCAAGTACGACAACCTCACCATCAACGTCATCGAAGACCCGACGGCGACGCTCAACGCCATGAAGGCCGGCGAGGCCAACGGCGCGAAGATCGTGAACAACGACACCATCCCCGAGATCGAGGCAACCGGCTGGACGATCGAGTCCAACGAGCTCGACTTCCACGGCCTGCTGCTCTTCGACCGCAACGGCACGATGGCTCCCGAGCTGGCCGACGTCCGGGTCCGCCAGGCGATCAACATGGCGTTCGACCGCGAGGCACTGCTGGAGGCGCTGCAGGCCGGCTATGGCACCGTCACCGAGCAGGTGTTCCCGACGTCGTCCGTCGGTTACGACGACGCCCTCGACAGCACATACGGGTACGACCCGGAAGGCGCCAAGAAGCTGCTCGCCGAGGCCGGCTACCCCGACGGGTTCTCGATCGACATGATTTCGATGCCGATACTCCAGAGCACCTTCGACCTCGTCGCACAGCAGCTTGCCGACATCGGCATCACCGTCAACTACACCGACCCCGGCGCCGCCAACTTCATCACCGACATGCTCGCGCCGAAGTACCCGGCGACGTGGATGGGCCTGGAGCAGAACCCCGACTGGCAGCTGATCAACTTCATGATCGCCCCCGAGGCCACGTTCAACCCGTTCCACTCGCAGGACCCGCAGGTCGACGAGTACATCTCGACGATCCAGAACGGCACGCAGGAGGAGGCCGAGCAGGCGACCAAGGACCTCAACGCGTGGATCGTCGAGAACGCCTGGTTCGCACCGTTCTTCCGGGTCCAGGGCACGTACGCGACCGACGCGAACACGAACCTCGAGTTCTGGCCCACCAACGCCTACCCGTCGATCTTCGACTTCTCCCCGAAGAACTGA
- a CDS encoding ABC transporter permease — protein MLTFILRRLLSGVVLIAVISFLAFVLLYASGGDIARRILGENATAETVAKKAEQLGLDRPVLVQYWDWVTSALTGSLGRSWFTGELVSVSVSNRVAVSLSIVIGTTIVSAVLAVVLGVLAARRGGGVDGTVQLISLIGFAIPGFLIALGLVLVFAINLGWFKATGYVPLTTSVSGWLSSVTLPIVALSLGAIAAVSQQVRGSVIDAMSRDYVRTLRSRGLGTNSVVYRHVLRNAGGPALAVLAVQFIGLLGGAVIVEQVFAIPGMGQLTVRATTLGDIPVVMGLVMAYAIIVLIVNLLIDLAQAALNPKVRLS, from the coding sequence ATGCTCACATTCATCCTCCGGCGCCTGCTGTCGGGCGTCGTCCTGATCGCGGTGATCTCATTCCTCGCGTTCGTGCTCCTCTACGCGTCGGGCGGCGACATCGCCCGCCGCATCCTGGGCGAGAACGCGACCGCAGAGACCGTCGCGAAGAAGGCCGAGCAGCTCGGCCTGGACCGCCCCGTCCTCGTGCAGTACTGGGACTGGGTGACCTCGGCGCTCACCGGCAGCCTCGGCCGCAGCTGGTTCACCGGCGAGCTTGTCTCGGTGAGCGTCTCCAACCGCGTCGCGGTGTCGCTCTCCATCGTCATCGGCACCACGATCGTCTCGGCGGTGCTCGCCGTCGTGCTCGGCGTTCTCGCCGCGCGCCGCGGCGGGGGTGTCGACGGCACGGTCCAGCTGATCTCGCTGATCGGCTTCGCGATCCCCGGCTTCCTCATCGCGCTCGGCCTCGTGCTCGTCTTCGCGATCAACCTGGGCTGGTTCAAGGCCACCGGGTACGTCCCCCTCACCACCTCCGTGTCGGGGTGGCTCTCGTCGGTCACCCTGCCGATCGTCGCCCTGTCGCTGGGCGCGATCGCGGCCGTATCGCAGCAGGTGCGCGGCTCGGTCATCGATGCGATGTCCCGCGACTACGTGCGCACGCTGCGCTCCCGCGGCCTCGGCACCAACTCGGTCGTCTACCGCCACGTGCTGCGCAACGCCGGGGGCCCCGCGCTCGCCGTCCTCGCCGTCCAGTTCATCGGCCTGCTCGGCGGCGCGGTGATCGTCGAGCAGGTCTTCGCCATTCCCGGCATGGGCCAGCTCACCGTCCGCGCGACCACGCTCGGCGACATCCCCGTCGTGATGGGGCTGGTGATGGCCTACGCGATCATCGTCCTCATCGTGAACCTCCTGATCGATCTCGCCCAGGCGGCGCTGAACCCGAAGGTGCGACTCTCATGA
- a CDS encoding dipeptide/oligopeptide/nickel ABC transporter permease/ATP-binding protein, whose translation MTAIDVPLAVPVAPVRVSLWRRLLRRPVGLGSLIFLVFLAVIAIFGPLIAPQDPNYADIRNVLAPPSAAHLLGTDGSGRDVFSRLLVATQTTVVAALLALVVALVLGVVSGLIAGYYQGWFNSTATWVTELTMALPGIVVLLAARAVLGPSVWISMFIFGILLAPAFYRLVYASVTAVRTELYVDAARVSGLSDTRIIGRHVLSVVRAPIIIQSAIIAGIAIAIQSGLEFLGLGDIAVPTWGQMLNDGFKNIYKEPLLMLWPSLAIALTCIALTLLANVMRDEIERTVSVRRMRRKRRRAVATASGSVAAVTTSVGLSGGDVVDLDEPPIFESDGVIVHKGDARTKATEKVLDVRDLHVGYDQPDGSHIEVVHGVSLDIRKGEIHGLIGESGSGKTQTAFAVLGLLPRGGHVTGGSILYEGTELAGADDRGYAGLRGKRIGYIPQEPMSNLDPSFTIGSQLVEPLRKNLNLSKKAATDHSLELLARVGIPNPKRTFDAYPFEVSGGMAQRVLIAGAVSTDPDLIIADEPTTALDVTVQAEVLELLRDLQAERHMAMLLVTHNFGVVADLCDRVTVMQSGRFVEQGPVRAIFNDAQHPYTQALLDAILDEGPARGPLVTNGARA comes from the coding sequence ATGACCGCCATCGACGTCCCCCTCGCGGTACCGGTCGCCCCGGTACGCGTCTCGCTCTGGCGCCGCCTGCTGCGACGCCCCGTCGGCCTCGGTTCGCTGATCTTCCTCGTCTTCCTCGCGGTGATCGCGATCTTCGGCCCGCTGATCGCACCGCAGGATCCGAACTACGCAGACATCCGCAATGTGCTCGCCCCGCCCAGCGCAGCGCATCTGCTCGGTACCGACGGCAGCGGGCGCGACGTCTTCTCGCGCCTCCTCGTCGCGACCCAGACGACGGTGGTGGCCGCCCTCCTCGCGCTCGTCGTCGCGCTCGTCCTCGGTGTCGTGAGCGGCCTCATCGCGGGGTACTACCAGGGCTGGTTCAACAGCACCGCCACCTGGGTGACCGAGCTCACCATGGCCCTGCCCGGCATCGTGGTGCTCCTCGCGGCCCGCGCCGTGCTCGGCCCGTCGGTGTGGATCTCGATGTTCATCTTCGGCATCCTGCTCGCCCCGGCCTTCTATCGGCTGGTGTACGCGTCGGTGACGGCCGTGCGCACCGAGCTGTACGTCGACGCGGCCCGCGTGTCGGGTCTCAGCGACACGCGCATCATCGGACGCCACGTGCTCTCGGTGGTGCGAGCCCCGATCATCATCCAGTCCGCGATCATCGCGGGTATCGCCATCGCGATCCAGTCGGGACTCGAGTTCCTGGGCCTCGGCGACATCGCCGTGCCGACCTGGGGCCAGATGCTCAACGACGGCTTCAAGAACATCTACAAAGAGCCCCTCCTCATGCTCTGGCCGTCGCTCGCGATCGCCCTCACGTGCATCGCGCTGACCCTCCTGGCCAACGTGATGCGCGACGAGATCGAGCGCACTGTGTCGGTGCGCCGCATGCGCCGCAAGCGCCGCCGCGCGGTCGCGACCGCGAGCGGCTCCGTGGCCGCGGTGACGACCTCCGTCGGCCTCAGCGGCGGCGACGTCGTCGACCTCGACGAGCCGCCGATCTTCGAGAGCGACGGCGTCATCGTCCACAAGGGCGACGCGCGCACCAAGGCCACCGAAAAGGTGCTCGACGTCCGCGACCTGCACGTCGGCTACGACCAGCCGGACGGCTCGCATATCGAGGTCGTCCACGGCGTCTCGCTCGACATCCGCAAGGGCGAGATCCACGGCCTGATCGGCGAGTCCGGATCGGGCAAGACGCAGACCGCGTTCGCCGTGCTGGGGCTGCTCCCCCGCGGCGGCCACGTCACGGGCGGCTCGATCCTGTACGAGGGCACCGAGCTCGCGGGCGCGGACGACCGCGGCTACGCGGGCCTGCGCGGCAAGCGCATCGGCTACATCCCGCAGGAGCCGATGTCGAACCTCGACCCGTCGTTCACGATCGGCAGCCAGCTGGTCGAGCCACTGCGCAAGAACCTCAACCTGTCGAAGAAGGCCGCCACCGACCATTCGCTGGAGCTGCTGGCACGCGTCGGCATCCCGAATCCGAAGCGCACCTTCGACGCGTACCCGTTCGAGGTGTCCGGCGGCATGGCGCAGCGCGTGCTGATCGCCGGCGCGGTCTCCACCGACCCCGACCTGATCATCGCCGACGAGCCGACCACGGCCCTGGACGTCACGGTGCAGGCCGAGGTGCTCGAGCTGCTGCGCGACCTGCAGGCCGAACGCCACATGGCGATGCTCCTGGTCACGCACAACTTCGGCGTCGTCGCCGACCTGTGCGACCGGGTCACCGTCATGCAGAGCGGCCGGTTCGTCGAGCAGGGCCCGGTGCGCGCGATCTTCAACGACGCACAGCACCCCTACACGCAGGCACTGCTGGACGCGATCCTCGACGAGGGTCCCGCCCGCGGCCCGCTCGTCACGAACGGAGCACGAGCATGA